The genomic DNA ATTTTATATATTAAAATTAAACATTTTTATATATTAAAATTGAACATTTTAATATATTTTGTATTAAAAATTAGACCTCCTTGATGAACCTTTAAAATCTAAATAATTTTATAATCTATAGCAAAAACTATATCAAGGGTCAAACAATTCAGTTTTTATTATATGCGCTAATACTCGAAGCATTAAAAATTTGGCTTATTAGTTGTTTTTTATTACTGATTCTGCTAAAAGTAATAACTTTAAAAATAACTAGTAAGAAAGCAAAACCTGCTTATGTTTAACTTAAAATAAAAAGTTTTGGAGGTTTATATAATGAAGGAAGTTGTAGTTGTAAGTGGTTCAAGAACCGCAGTAGGCGCTTTTGGAGGGGCATTAAAAGATGTTCCTGTAGTTGAGTTAGGCTCTATTGTTATAAAGGATGTTTTAAAGAAAGCTGGATTTAGACCTGTTGCAAATGATGAAATGAAAGAAAATGCTCCTTTAAAACTTCAAGACAAAGGCATTACTGAGCTTGAAAAAAAATACTATGATTTTGATGAGTCCCTTAAGCCTATTAATATTGACGAAGTAATTATGGGAAATGTTTTACAAGCAGGTCAAGGTCAAAATCCTGCCCGCCAATCTATGATAAAAGCTGGGTTGGTAAAAGAAACTCCAGCATTTACTATAAATAAAGTATGCGGTTCTGGTCTTAAAGCTATTGCTTTAGGAGCAAGTTCTATAATGTCTGGACAAGCTGATGTGATAATTGCAGGTGGACAGGAAAACATGAGTCTTGTTCCTATGGCTCTTCTTAAAGCAAGGTGGGGGCATAGGATGGAGCTTACTGGTATTGGTGAAATTCATGATCTTCTGGTTTTTGATGGGCTTTATGAAATTTTTTATGGTTACCACATGGGATTAACAGCTGAAAATATTGCTTCTCTATATGACATAAGCAGAAAAGAGCAGGATGCATTAGGTGTTTTAAGTCATAGTCGAGCATTAAAAGCTATTAAAGAAGGCCTTTTTAAAGAAGAAATTGTTCCAGTAGTTATGAAATCAAGAAAAGGAGAGATTATTTTTGATACTGACGAACGTCCTATGGAAACGAGCATTGAAAAAATGGGTAAGCTAAGACCGGCTTTTAAACCTGACGGGACTGTTACTGCTGGAAATGCTTCAGGTATAAATGATGCTGCTGCTGCTGTTTTAATGATGAGTTCAGAAAAAGCCAAAGAATTAGGAATTGAACCTATAATAAAAATAAAAGCTTTTGCATCAGGTGGTGTTGATCCGGCTTATATGGGACTTGGACCAATTCCTGCTATAAAAAAAGCTCTTAAAAATGCAAAAATGGCTTTAAACGATATAAACATGATTGAACTTAATGAGGCTTTTGCTTCCCAAGCAATAGGATGCATGAAAGAACTTAATATCAATGTTGATTTCCCAAATGAACTTGGAAGTGCTATATCAATAGGTCATCCTATAGGCTGCACAGGTGCCCGTCAAACTGTAACAGCTATGTATCAAATGAAACGAAAAGGTTATAATACAGGCCTTATTTCAATGTGCATAGGCGGTGGAATGGGAATGGCTATGATAATTGAGAAAGCCTAAATTGAAAATAATATTTATAATAAGGATTCATTATTCAATATTAACTATTTAGTTATTCACTAATTTAAAGGAGACTTTTTATGGAAACTACTGAAATTAGCAAAAAGATAGGAATATTAGTTTTTTGCGCTGCTCCTGCCATAATCGGAGGAGGCATTTCATATTCTTTATTTGGAGGCTATCCTGCCGTTGTTGTTTTCGAAATAATTCTTGGATTCTTTGCTCTTGGTTTTATAAGCGATTAATCTGTGCATTTATAAGCATATTTTGATTCGTAGGGTGGGTGATAAACCCGCCCTTTAAATAGATTCGAGGTGCCGCCTCTTAACAAGAAGACTTCAGAGATCCTGTTTCTATTGATCTCCATACAGTAATAGATACTATTGCATCACTAATTTTTTATGGAAAAAAACGAATTGCCAAATTATAAAATTTTGTTATTTTTTTTATTTTTATTTCTAATTTCATTTATTCTGATTGGGTGGCTATTTATGCCATTCTTATCAACTATCATTCTTGCATTTGTAGTTACAGGTGTTTTTTCGCCTATTTATAAATTTTTAAATAAAAAAATTAGAGCATCTATATCCTCTTTTTTAATTTGTGTCTTTATATTTATAGTCCTATTTATTCCAATACTTGTATTTGTTGGGATATTGTCAAAAGAGGCATTGGAACTCTATCAAATGGGTAAGACCGCAGTTATAAGTGATCAATTTCAAAGCCTTATGAAGGAAAATAAATTTCTTGATAACTTAAACCATTATCTTTCAAATATAAATCTTGAAATAACAGGGGAACAGCTAAATAAAACCCTTTCAGATATAGGAAAATTTGTTGGACTTTTTATATATGAACAAGCAAGCTCTATAGCTACTAACGTTTTGAGCTTTTTTTTCAACTTTTTTTTCATGCTCATGATTATTTATTTTTTGTTGATAGATGGAAATAAACTTATTTCTTTTATAATTGATCTTTCTCCTCTTCCAAAGGAGCAGGACGAAAAATTACTCAAAAAATTTAAAGATATGGCTGGAGCAATTTTAATTGGAAATGGTCTTGGGGGACTTACCCAAGGCTTCCTTGGAGGTGTAATTTTTGCTATTTTTGGATTAAAGTCTCCTTTCATGTGGGGAGTAATAATGGGAATACTTGCTTTTCTTCCGATTATAGGAATTGGAGTTATTTTTATTCCTGCAGCTATATATCTGTTTTTAAAAGGAAGAGTAGCGGCAGGAGTTTTTTTTGTTATTTTTTATGTAGGTATTTCTATAATAATTGAATACATAGCAAAACCTAAGCTTGTCGGAAAAAAAGTCCAAATGCACACGCTGCTTGTGTTTTTATCAATTATTGGCGGGATTAATTTATTCGGTCTTTTAGGAATAATTTATGGCCCAATAATAGTGACAGCATTTTTAACATTAACTGATATTTATATTTCAAATTACCAAAAAATGATTGAGCCTAAATAATAAGGAAACGTTCATGTCGGAAATTTATTCTGAAGTTACAATAGAAAACGAATTGAAAAAATCTTATCTTGATTATGCGATGAGCGTAATTATCGGGAGAGCTCTTCCTGACGTAAGAGATGGACTTAAACCAGTCCATCGTAGAGCACTATTCTCCATGCATGAAATGAATAATGATTGGAATAAACCCTATAAAAAATCCGCAAGAATCGTCGGTGATGTAATAGGTAAATACCACCCCCACGGAGATTCTGCTGTTTATGATACAATTGTCAGGATGGCGCAAGATTTTAGTTTAAGATACCCTTTAGTAGATGGTCAAGGAAACTTTGGTTCTGTTGACGGTGATCCTCCTGCTGCAATGCGTTATACTGAAATACGTATGACTCGTATTGCACATGAAATGCTCGCTGATCTTGAAAAAGAAACCGTTGAGTTTGTTCCTAATTATGACGATTCATTAAGTGAGCCTTTAATTCTTCCAACAAAGCTGCCATTGCTTCTTATAAACGGATCGTCTGGAATAGCTGTAGGAATGGCAACGAACATTCCTCCCCATAATATTGGCGAAATTATAGCCGCTATTAAAGAAGTTATAGATAATCCTGAAGTTACTATAATAGATTTATTAAAGCATATTCCTGGACCTGATTTTCCAACAGGAGGCATAATTTATGGAAAAAATGGAATTTATGATGCTTACACTACAGGAAGAGGAATAATTAGGCTTAGAGCTAAGTTTTTAGTTGAAAGAGACGAAAAAACTGACATTGAAACAATAGTCGTAACTGAGCTTCCATATCAAGTAAATAAAGCGAAGCTTGTTGAAAAAATAGCCGAGCTTATAAAAAATAAGCAAATCGAAGGAATAAAATATTCAAGGGATGAATCAGGCAGGCAAGGAATGCGGATAGCAATAGTTTTAAAAAAAGAACATCCTTCAGAAATTGTTATTAATCAGCTTTTTAAACTAACTAATTTGCAAACAACTTTTGGAATTATACTTCTTTCTGTAGTTGATACTAAGCCTGAAATTCTAAATTTAAAGCAAATACTTGAGCATTTCATACTTCATCGAAAAGATATCATAATAAAAAGAACTCAATACGATTTAAAAAAAGCTGAACATAGGTCTCATCTTCTTGAAGGGTTAAAAATAGCCCTTGATAATATTGACGCTGTTGTTGCATTAATAAAAAGCTCAAAAGCTCCAAGCGAAGCTAAAGAAAAGCTTGCAAAAGAATTTAGTCTTTCAGAAATTCAATCTCAAGCTATATTAGATATGAAGCTTCAAAGGCTTACAAATCTTGAACGCGAAAAAATACTGGAAGAATATCAAAATGTCCTTAAAGATATAACTTGGTTTAAAGAAATTCTTGCAAGTGAAAATATTGTTCTTGATATAATAAAAAAAGAACTTGATGAAGTTGAAAAACTTTTTGGCGATAAACGTAGAACAGAAATCGTTTCAGAAACTAAAGAAATAACGATCGCAGACCTTATTGTAGAGGAAGATATGGCTGTTACTATTACTGACAGCGGATATATAAAGAGAACTCCAATATCCATATATCAAACTCAAAGAAGAGGTGGAAAAGGCAAAATAGGGATGAGCATGAAAGAAGAAGATTTTGTTGAACACATGTTTATTGCCTCTACACACCATTATATGATGTTTTTTACTAATATCGGGAAATCTTATTCCTGCAAAGTTTATGATCTTCCTGAAGGGGGCAGAACAGGAAGAGGAAAAGCCATAGTAAATGTATTTAGTTTTGCCGAAGACGAAAAACTTATGACTGTCCTTCCGGTGCCTGAATTTAAGGACGGATTATATGTGGCGTTAGCTACAAAAAATGGCATTCTCAAAAAAACAAAGTTAATGGAATTCAGAAGAAGCGTAAATCGATCAATTTTTGCAATTACCCTTAGACCTGAAGATGAGCTTATATCAGCGAGACTTACTGACGGTAATATGGATATTTTTTTAGGAACAGCCAGTGGACAAGTTTCACGCTTTCATGAATCTGCTATTAGGGCATCTGGAAAACAAACCCAAGGTGTTATAGGCATGCGTATAAAAAAAGATAATGATAGAATAGTTGTAATGGAGGTAGTTAGTGATGGAAAAGCTCTTTTTATTGCGACTGAAAATGGATATGGAAAAAGAACTTTAGTTGACGAATTTACATCCCATCATCGAGGTTCTAAAGGCATTATCGGTATTAAAACAAGCGAAAGGAACGGAAAAGTTGTAAGTATATTCCTTGTCGATGAAGATGAGGATATAATGCTTATATCAAATACAGGAAAGATTGTAAGAACGTCTGCTGGACAAATTACGCTTGTGAGCAGAAATACTCAGGGAGTTAAATTAATAGATCTTGATGAAAATGAAAAATTAGTATCAGCCGTAAGAATTTCTGAAAAAGAATAATATTCTTATTTTGTCGTAGGGACGAAATGTTTATTTTTTTGAAAAATTGTATATGAGGCAATTATGAGCATGAATATTGAATCTACAAAAATAGGTGTTATCGGAGCTGGAAGCTGGGGAACAGCCCTTGCTAATCTTCTTGCTCTAAAAGGATTTAAAATAGACCTATGGGTTTATGAAGAAGACGTTTTAAATCAAATCTCGAAGTTTAAAGAAAATATTACTTTTTTACCAAACATTAAGTTGTCAGATAATATTTACCCGTCTAATGACCTTAAAGTGGTTTCATCTAATAAAGATTTAATCCTTCTTGTAGTTCCTTCCCATGAGATGAGGAATATAACAAATAATATATCCAATTTTGTATCTGATAAAACAATAATAACTTCAGCATCAAAGGGAATTGAAAACAAAACTCATTTAACAATGACAGGAATTCTCAAAGATACAATTCCAAATATTCCTGAAGAAAATTTATGCGCTTTATCAGGTCCAAGTTTTGCTAAAGAAACAGCAAAAAAAGACCCTACAGCCGTAGTTGTTGCATCAAAAAATGAAGAAACAGCTTGTTTTGTTCAGCATATTTTTGCAACTGAATATTTCCGAGTATATACAAGCGATGATGTTATTGGAGTTGAATTAGGCGGTGCTGTGAAAAATGTTATAGCAATTGCTTCTGGAATGTTGGACGGCCTTAAACTTGGTTTTAATACAAGAGCTGCTCTTATAACACGAGGTCTCACTGAAATAGGTCGGCTTGGAATAAAACTTGGGGCAAATCCTCAAACTTTTGCCGGTCTTGCAGGTATAGGAGATTTATTGTTAACCTGCACGAGCGAGCTAAGCAGAAATCATACTGTTGGCAAAAAAATCGGTGAGGGTAAAAAATTAAGCGAAGTCCTTGCTGAAATGAAAATGGTAGCAGAAGGCGTAAAAACTGCAAAATCTGTATATAATCTTTCAAATAAGGTTGATGTTGTTATGCCTATATCCCATGAAGTTTACAGAATACTTTATGAAGATGCTTCTCCGAAAGACGCAGTATTTAATCTTATGACAAGAGATCTTAAACAGGAATTTTATATATAGTGCCTGAATCTTTAAATGAAGAAAAAATCGTCCATAAAGGAGAAGGCCATAGAAAAAGGTTACGGGAAAAATTTATTTCATCAGGACTTAACGGCTTTCATGATTATGAAGTAATTGAGCTTCTTTTGACATTAGCTACTCCACGAAAAGACTGCAAAGATGCAGCAAAAGAAGCTTTAAAAAAATTTAAAACTTTACAGGGCGTTATTGAAGCATCGCCCCAAGAGCTTTGCGGAATTAATGGAATAGGTCAAACAAATGTTTTCGGAATAAAATTAGTAAAAGCTGTATGTGATAGATACCTTGAAAAAAAAATTCTTGCAAAGGATTCAATAACTAATTCGCAAGACCTTTACGATTATCTCTATCATGCGATGGGAGAAAAAGATAGGGAAAGCTTTAAAGTTATTTTTCTTGACGCAAAAAATAAAGTTATTTTTCAAGAAACTATGTTTGTAGGCTCTTTAACCAGTACAAGCGTTTATCCAAGGGAAGTTATAAGAGAAGCATTAAGGCACAATGCAGCCGCCCTTATTTTTGCCCATAACCATCCTTCAGGTGACCCTTCTCCTTCTAATGAAGATATTGCTATTACTAAAAGGCTTTTCTTGGCGTGTAAAATTATGGGCATAACAGTTCATGAGCATATTATAATCGGAAAGGATAAATACTTTAGTTTTGCTGATAACGGATATATAGAAAAAATTAATAAAGATTGCGGCAGTTGGTAAAATTAGGTTTAATCTACCCTGCCAAATATTACATTTGACAGAGTAGAATTAGGCAAAAATTATTTTGTATCAAGCATCTATAATTTGGAGGGCTTCTTCTCTATAAGCATCCATAATATATGGAATACCTGTAACTTTAGTAGCTTCTTCTGTTAAACAAGCAAGGTCTTTTCTTGCAATAAGATCAACTCTCCATTTACGTGCGCCAGCCATAAGCTGTTGAAGTCCTACTCTAAGTTTTTCACCAGCACTGTAAATACCAATAGCTCCCAAAGGAATATTATCAATTTCGCTTCCGAATTTTGATTTAAGGTCTTCATAACATACAAATATTTCTTCTTTTGTTGTTCCATAACCAGAAACTGTAGAAGGCAGACCTCCGTCTTCTCCTTTCATCCATTTTGCGATATTTTTACCAACCATGCCAGGAATCATAAGAGCTCTACCCATACATACAGCTTTGCAATAAGGAGCGCCTAAAGCAATTGCTTTAAATATATGATCTTCAGAAGAAAAACCGCCTGCAAATGCAATGTCAGGAACCCATGCGCCTTTTGCTGCTAAACGTCTGCAAAGTTCATAAGTCATTGAATGCAGATAAATTGAAGGAACACCCCATTCAGACATCATTCTCCATGGGCTCATGCCTGTTCCGCCAGGAGCTCCGTCGATTGTGAGAAAATCAATTTTAGCATCGGATGACCACTTTATAGCCATTGCAAGTTCTCTCATTGGGTATGCGCCAGTCTTTAATGTAACGCGTTTTGCGCCAAGTCTTCTTAATCTATCAACTTCTTTCATGAAACCTTCTTGATCAACAAAACCAAGTCTGGAATGTCTTTCAAATTCTTTTATTGAACCATCTTTAAAAGCAGCTTGATTAATAGGGCTTTCTGGGTCTGGAGTAACTATATAACCTCTTTTTTTAAGTTCGATTGCTCGTTCAATAGAGTTTACTTTTATTTCTCCACCAATACATTTTGCGCCTTGTCCCCATTTAAGTTCAATTGTTTCTACGCCAAGTTTATCAAGAACATATTCAGCAACGCCTAATCTTGTATCTTCAACATTCATTTGAACTAATATATCGCCATAACCTTCATGGTATTTGCGATATAATTCAACTCTTCTTCTCATATCAGGGGCTTCAACAACTTTACCATTGCTGTTTAATTCAAGCTTTGGATCGATACCGCATACGTTTTCGCCACATACAAGGCTTATGCCTGTTATTGCAGCGCCAATTGCAAAATGTTCCCAGTTTTTGCGGGCTATTTCTGTGCTTCCTAATGCTCCTGTGAACATAGGAATTTTCATTTTAACTTTGTCTTTAAAACCAAAAGATGTTTCAGTTGATACGGTTGGGAAAGTAGCATGGTCAGGATCAGCGATAGTTCCGTCAGCTCCTAAAGCATATCCCATTATATTTAAATGTGAATAGTCAACAGGATAGTCTTTGTCAGCGCCAGCTGTTATATCACCAAAAGGTGTAGGATAAAGAAGTTCTCTACCTCTAAAAGTAGCCTTAAAAAGATCGCAATTTCCTTTACAACCATCAACGCACCTGCTGCATAATCCTGATTGAGGAGCAACATTTCTTGATCTGTTTTTGGTTTGAAGAGCTTCATTAGAATTAGGTTGATTTAAATTCATTTAAAATAATACCTCCATTAAGTTATATTAATAAAAAAAGGCGTCTTTTATCCAAAAAAACATTAATATTATGGATAATAGACGCCTTTGTCTTCTCTATAAAATAAAATTTTGCACGCCTTTGTGCAAATTAAGATTTAGTATCTAAATTTTAGTAATACTTAAACCTAAAAACGGGCGTATTAAGTCATACTTAATAAATAATGTCAAGTTTAATTTTAACTTAATAATGTTAAGCTAAAATTAAAAGATAGAATGGCTCTTTTAAAAGATATGGAAAATATGGTAAGGGATATTAGCATTTTATTATATCAAATATTACGGAGGTTTTTTAACTAATGAAATTTAAATCTTTTGCTAAAAGATTCTTTTCAACAGGACAAAAATCAATAGTAACAGAGTCAGATCGTCTTTACAAAGAAGGCGACATTAAAGGCGCAGTCAAAGTATTAGACGAAGCTTTAAAAATTAGAGCGGATTTAGGAAAACTTCGAGGAGCTAAACCTGACACGATATTCAGTTGATTAAGGCTAAAAGTATTGGCGATTCAAAATTTATTATTAAAAAATAGTAATGGTATGTCATTTTTTTAAGGGGTTATTTTGTAAGGGCGACTGGCCAGTCACCCTTATCATTGTGATATTTTATCTCAAATTAAAGGCTTATAACAGCGCTTTTTAGTGAAAGCTCAATAAGTTCATCCCCGGTAGCCATTCTTGCGCCATCGATGAGATCTTCTTTAGATATTTTCCTTGAAACAGCGCATGGAGTGCAAACTAATATTGGCACTTCAAATTCTTGAAGATATGTTAAATGATCTGATGCAGCATCGCCGGTTGATGCGCGAATATTATCGGCTATCCCTTTTTTAGCGATATAAACCCCTTCATCAAGAAGAAAAATTTGTGCCCCTTTTCCTTTTTTTTTAGCCATTGCTGCTAAAAATAAAGCTCGTGTTGTTCTGTTAGGGTTGTCTGTTCCGCAAGATAAAATTACTAATACGTTGTCGTGCATTTTAAAAATCTCCTATTTTGTAATTTTTTGGTTAAGTGATTAAATTATTTCCATTCCAACCTGGATGGAATCTAACGTTTAGCTCGTCAAGTAGAGCATGACGATTTCATATTTTTTGCTTTATTATTGCCGTTAGCGATCCATGCTAAAAATCTTTCGAGTAGCCCTAATTTTTTATTGTTTTCGCTGGAAACTTTTTCTGTTTCGATTTTATTGTCTTTATTGTTAATCATTTAATGTTAATCTCCATTTGCTTAAAGTTTAAAAGTTTTAATTTTATGCCTATAAATTATGAATTTTTCGTAACAGCAAGTCTATTATTCCTGGGTCATATGCCGATTCATTTTCAAGTATTTTGGATGCTTCATTTACAGAAATTGAAGGACGCCTTGGCTTGTCTGAAGTCATAGCATCAAAAGCATTAGCAACTGCAAGAACTCTGCTGCCTCGAGGGATATCTTCGCCTATCTTGATATTTTTATCATCTTGCAATTTGGCATTATAATATTTCCCGTTATAATGTAAATGCTGCCATCTGATTATTTCTGCAATTGGCTTCAGAATAGCTATTCCGCTTATTATGGAAGAGCCAAAAGCCGACATAATATCTCCATATTTTTCTCTTTCTTCTATTGATAATTCTTCAATGCTTTTCATCGGATCGTCATAACCCTTTATATCATCGCTTATAGAACTTTTTCCTATATCATGCACAAGTGCTGCATATATTATATTTTTTTTTTCTTCGTCTTTTATCTTAGCATCTTCATGCTTTAAAATGTTTTTATTTTTGTTAAGCAGGCTGTTTTTTGTGTCCTCTATAATATCCTGCTTTTGATAAAATAATCTTTCCCAAACATTTAATATATGATTATTTACAATATCAGGTGATTCACTACCATTTCGTGTTTCATTTGAAAGAGCTTTAGAATTAAATGCATTTTCAAGGAGGTTTTTTTCATGCAGATATTTTTCATACAATTTTCCATCAGATAAAAGTTGGTTCTTATTTTTATTCGACCATGCTGACATATCTTCAATGGTAAATAAATAATTGATCTGCTTTTCAATAAGCAAATTTTCAAAAGTCTGATTTTCAATTTGTATAGTTATTTCGTCTATAGTTTCACCTTTTAATCTTTTGCTCAGGGCATTTACTCTATTTTGAGCATCTTGAAATAAAATATGTAAATCATTTATCCGGTCTTTCTCATAAAGAATTTTTCTATCTAATTCAGCATTAATTTCATCAATAAGAAACAAACAGAGCATAGCAACGCGTTTTGAATGATCGGCCTGATATTTTTTCTTATCTTCTATGTTAAAAGCATAAAAATTATATGGAAGTATACCCTGTTTTATTTCAAGAAGCTCTGTCATAGCTGACTCAATATACGCTTTATAAGAATTAAATAACATGCTTGAAAGATTAATTTTATTCTCAAATTGTTTAATACTGTCAAGTATATAAAGGGTTTGGATTTCTTTTTTACCCCTTAAAATAAGCTTTTTTTCTGTTATATTAGCTATGTTTGCATCTTTTATAACTTCAAAAAAATTATTCCCGATAACAATAGGATTATCATCCGTTACTTTTTCTTTGGCGAAAGTTCCAGCGGCATCCGTTACCCTACTGGCTACATTAACTGCATCGCCCCTTACATCAAGCCGTCCATATATATCAAAATCAACTATTACTTCTCCATATTCTGCACCGCCTTTCATAAATATTCGGTTGATATATCCTTTATTTCGTAATCCGGAACTAATAAATTTTATATTAAGCCAGTCTATTCTCTGCTGCGCCCTAAACATATATCTTATAACATTATCCGCTTCAAATAATTCTTTTGTATAAAAAAAATTTTTTTTATCCTCTGGCGAAAGTCTTTTTTTATTTTTAAAATACCAATAAAGTAGCTTGATAATTATACATGTTAGTGGTTCCAGAGGCTTTATAGAAGATTTATCCGACAGCATCAAAAGCTGTTGATTAAAATCCAATGATTCTATTTCTTTGAAAAGATTAGCGAACTTATTTTCATAGTCTTTATCATTTATAGGCTCATATAATCCAAATACTCCCATAACCTGATCGCCGGCAGATTTAAGAAAAATTCCACCATATTCTTTCAATACATTAATCTGATCATTTTCCCACATTTCTGTAAGCGATTTAATTTTATCGTTTCCAAGCTCCTCGTTTAATCCTGTATAATTTCTTAAATCAAAAAATACGGTAAAAACTTTTTTGTTACCCTTTAATTGATTACGATCTTCGATGGTATAATACTTTGTAAGGCCATAAAGGTGAGCATTTTCTATTGTAATGGCGGCTTGAATGCAAAGCGCTTGAAAAATTTTTTCATCTACTTCGTCAAATAGCCTATCATTTTTTTTGTTTAAAACCTGTACAACTCCAATAGTTGAATTATTAGCATTTATGATTGGAGCACATAAAACAGATTTTGTTTTAAAATTGTTTTTTTTATCAAAAGACGTATTAAACTTCAGCCCTTTGTATAAAGTGTCTAAATCGCTATAAGCATCTGGAATATTTAGTAGTTTTTTATGAGTGATCGAATAGCCAGTGATACTGTTTTCATCAATAGGCACACGTATTTCGTCAATATTTTCACCCTCTGTAACTGCGGAATAAACCTCTTGTTTATGTCTATCAAAAAGATATAACGTACATCTTTCAGCCTCCATTAATTCAGTAGTTTCTTTTATTATCAACTCCATAAGCCCATCGAAAAATTTATATGAGCTCATTTTTCTTGAAATCTCTAAAACTCTGAAAAGCTTGTTTTCTAAATCATGTATATTAGGTTTATATTCTTTTGACATAACTATTCCATTTTTTTCGTTGTCGCTTGTTTTAAAAAAAATTTTACACGATATAGTTTG from Desulfobacterales bacterium includes the following:
- a CDS encoding acetyl-CoA C-acetyltransferase, whose protein sequence is MKEVVVVSGSRTAVGAFGGALKDVPVVELGSIVIKDVLKKAGFRPVANDEMKENAPLKLQDKGITELEKKYYDFDESLKPINIDEVIMGNVLQAGQGQNPARQSMIKAGLVKETPAFTINKVCGSGLKAIALGASSIMSGQADVIIAGGQENMSLVPMALLKARWGHRMELTGIGEIHDLLVFDGLYEIFYGYHMGLTAENIASLYDISRKEQDALGVLSHSRALKAIKEGLFKEEIVPVVMKSRKGEIIFDTDERPMETSIEKMGKLRPAFKPDGTVTAGNASGINDAAAAVLMMSSEKAKELGIEPIIKIKAFASGGVDPAYMGLGPIPAIKKALKNAKMALNDINMIELNEAFASQAIGCMKELNINVDFPNELGSAISIGHPIGCTGARQTVTAMYQMKRKGYNTGLISMCIGGGMGMAMIIEKA
- a CDS encoding AI-2E family transporter, whose product is MEKNELPNYKILLFFLFLFLISFILIGWLFMPFLSTIILAFVVTGVFSPIYKFLNKKIRASISSFLICVFIFIVLFIPILVFVGILSKEALELYQMGKTAVISDQFQSLMKENKFLDNLNHYLSNINLEITGEQLNKTLSDIGKFVGLFIYEQASSIATNVLSFFFNFFFMLMIIYFLLIDGNKLISFIIDLSPLPKEQDEKLLKKFKDMAGAILIGNGLGGLTQGFLGGVIFAIFGLKSPFMWGVIMGILAFLPIIGIGVIFIPAAIYLFLKGRVAAGVFFVIFYVGISIIIEYIAKPKLVGKKVQMHTLLVFLSIIGGINLFGLLGIIYGPIIVTAFLTLTDIYISNYQKMIEPK
- the gyrA gene encoding DNA gyrase subunit A, with the protein product MSEIYSEVTIENELKKSYLDYAMSVIIGRALPDVRDGLKPVHRRALFSMHEMNNDWNKPYKKSARIVGDVIGKYHPHGDSAVYDTIVRMAQDFSLRYPLVDGQGNFGSVDGDPPAAMRYTEIRMTRIAHEMLADLEKETVEFVPNYDDSLSEPLILPTKLPLLLINGSSGIAVGMATNIPPHNIGEIIAAIKEVIDNPEVTIIDLLKHIPGPDFPTGGIIYGKNGIYDAYTTGRGIIRLRAKFLVERDEKTDIETIVVTELPYQVNKAKLVEKIAELIKNKQIEGIKYSRDESGRQGMRIAIVLKKEHPSEIVINQLFKLTNLQTTFGIILLSVVDTKPEILNLKQILEHFILHRKDIIIKRTQYDLKKAEHRSHLLEGLKIALDNIDAVVALIKSSKAPSEAKEKLAKEFSLSEIQSQAILDMKLQRLTNLEREKILEEYQNVLKDITWFKEILASENIVLDIIKKELDEVEKLFGDKRRTEIVSETKEITIADLIVEEDMAVTITDSGYIKRTPISIYQTQRRGGKGKIGMSMKEEDFVEHMFIASTHHYMMFFTNIGKSYSCKVYDLPEGGRTGRGKAIVNVFSFAEDEKLMTVLPVPEFKDGLYVALATKNGILKKTKLMEFRRSVNRSIFAITLRPEDELISARLTDGNMDIFLGTASGQVSRFHESAIRASGKQTQGVIGMRIKKDNDRIVVMEVVSDGKALFIATENGYGKRTLVDEFTSHHRGSKGIIGIKTSERNGKVVSIFLVDEDEDIMLISNTGKIVRTSAGQITLVSRNTQGVKLIDLDENEKLVSAVRISEKE
- a CDS encoding NAD(P)H-dependent glycerol-3-phosphate dehydrogenase, translating into MNIESTKIGVIGAGSWGTALANLLALKGFKIDLWVYEEDVLNQISKFKENITFLPNIKLSDNIYPSNDLKVVSSNKDLILLVVPSHEMRNITNNISNFVSDKTIITSASKGIENKTHLTMTGILKDTIPNIPEENLCALSGPSFAKETAKKDPTAVVVASKNEETACFVQHIFATEYFRVYTSDDVIGVELGGAVKNVIAIASGMLDGLKLGFNTRAALITRGLTEIGRLGIKLGANPQTFAGLAGIGDLLLTCTSELSRNHTVGKKIGEGKKLSEVLAEMKMVAEGVKTAKSVYNLSNKVDVVMPISHEVYRILYEDASPKDAVFNLMTRDLKQEFYI
- the radC gene encoding DNA repair protein RadC yields the protein MPESLNEEKIVHKGEGHRKRLREKFISSGLNGFHDYEVIELLLTLATPRKDCKDAAKEALKKFKTLQGVIEASPQELCGINGIGQTNVFGIKLVKAVCDRYLEKKILAKDSITNSQDLYDYLYHAMGEKDRESFKVIFLDAKNKVIFQETMFVGSLTSTSVYPREVIREALRHNAAALIFAHNHPSGDPSPSNEDIAITKRLFLACKIMGITVHEHIIIGKDKYFSFADNGYIEKINKDCGSW
- a CDS encoding FMN-binding glutamate synthase family protein, whose protein sequence is MNLNQPNSNEALQTKNRSRNVAPQSGLCSRCVDGCKGNCDLFKATFRGRELLYPTPFGDITAGADKDYPVDYSHLNIMGYALGADGTIADPDHATFPTVSTETSFGFKDKVKMKIPMFTGALGSTEIARKNWEHFAIGAAITGISLVCGENVCGIDPKLELNSNGKVVEAPDMRRRVELYRKYHEGYGDILVQMNVEDTRLGVAEYVLDKLGVETIELKWGQGAKCIGGEIKVNSIERAIELKKRGYIVTPDPESPINQAAFKDGSIKEFERHSRLGFVDQEGFMKEVDRLRRLGAKRVTLKTGAYPMRELAMAIKWSSDAKIDFLTIDGAPGGTGMSPWRMMSEWGVPSIYLHSMTYELCRRLAAKGAWVPDIAFAGGFSSEDHIFKAIALGAPYCKAVCMGRALMIPGMVGKNIAKWMKGEDGGLPSTVSGYGTTKEEIFVCYEDLKSKFGSEIDNIPLGAIGIYSAGEKLRVGLQQLMAGARKWRVDLIARKDLACLTEEATKVTGIPYIMDAYREEALQIIDA